In Thiovibrio frasassiensis, one DNA window encodes the following:
- a CDS encoding NAD(P)/FAD-dependent oxidoreductase: protein MEEKSCDCIIIGAGPGGLQAAIHLSRYNRKVILLDQGGGRTRHALHIENYLGLEITSGKELVDTGIKQIQSFGAEFRREHVASVMAENGFSVTTEKGRYQAPYLIVSCGVVENLPKIKGMNKFFSRAIFTCVDCDGYHTTGKKLVILGDSLDAMRLAFAMRQMFTPDITLILPAGLMPDDHAELLAEDGIAFLAGVPQEFLGDTALTGVKLADGQEIVCEVVMLSYDYTLNDSCLAGLSLERDGNGTQISTSPGCETSVQNLFALGALKAGKAQAIIAAGQGAMVGIEINHRLLGL, encoded by the coding sequence ATGGAAGAAAAAAGCTGCGATTGCATCATTATCGGGGCTGGGCCTGGCGGTTTGCAGGCAGCCATCCATCTTTCCCGCTATAACCGGAAGGTCATTCTCCTTGATCAGGGCGGCGGTCGGACCCGCCATGCCCTGCACATTGAAAATTATCTCGGCCTTGAAATCACCTCAGGCAAAGAACTCGTCGATACCGGCATCAAGCAGATCCAATCGTTCGGCGCTGAATTTCGGCGGGAGCATGTCGCCTCGGTGATGGCCGAAAATGGCTTTAGCGTGACCACGGAAAAAGGCCGGTATCAGGCACCCTATCTCATCGTTTCTTGCGGAGTTGTGGAGAATCTTCCCAAAATCAAAGGGATGAATAAATTTTTCAGCCGGGCCATTTTTACCTGTGTTGACTGCGACGGGTATCATACCACCGGCAAGAAACTCGTCATCCTCGGCGATTCTCTCGATGCCATGCGCCTTGCCTTTGCCATGCGGCAGATGTTTACCCCGGATATCACCCTCATTCTCCCGGCCGGACTCATGCCGGACGACCACGCCGAACTGCTGGCCGAAGACGGTATTGCCTTTCTTGCTGGTGTGCCCCAGGAGTTTCTTGGTGACACGGCGTTGACCGGAGTGAAGCTGGCGGACGGACAGGAGATTGTCTGCGAGGTGGTGATGCTCAGTTATGATTACACCTTAAACGACTCGTGTCTTGCCGGGCTTTCTCTTGAAAGGGATGGCAACGGAACCCAGATTTCAACCTCCCCAGGCTGCGAAACGTCTGTTCAAAATCTCTTTGCCCTCGGCGCTCTCAAAGCAGGCAAGGCCCAGGCTATTATTGCCGCTGGTCAGGGTGCCATGGTGGGTATTGAGATCAACCACCGGCTCCTGGGGCTGTGA
- a CDS encoding 2-oxoacid:acceptor oxidoreductase subunit alpha, giving the protein MPPDIHLLIGGEAGQGLVTIGQLLSKALVRAGYEVFVSQSYHSRIRGGHNTFSIRLGAGPFFAPRESIDILVALNAETVDIHRGQLNGQALLIADASFAPNLPGTISVPFVELGPEHLWNTAALGLLGKILELPFDALYQAVEAALGKKHPETLVENKGVLEKSWEWAAAHVSGHGFILTGGALAADRLLLNGNQAIALGALAGGLKFCAFYPMTPATSIVLELIVHAETMGCVFEQAEDEIGAINMAIGASFAGAPSMVATSGGGFALMAEGVSLAAMTETPVLIAVAQRPGPATGMPTRTEQGDLEFVLHAGHGEFPRAIFAPGSIESCFHLTQKALAVAERSQSPVFLLTDQFLADSARPVVLFDTAASSPVVAGIEPGDMPIPYQRYRLTENGLSPRLLPGLSTHLVVADSDEHDEDGHISEDHGVRIAMMEKRLRKIELLKQEVVAPTLAGEKGTDILFVNWGSSQGPVLEAAASLRGQGKSVASLHFSQVWPLVPPQFLDILQAAGEVVCVEGNATGQFARLIQREAGFVMNRRIARYDGLPFTARYILDSLETTVSLEAGI; this is encoded by the coding sequence ATGCCACCAGATATTCATCTTCTTATTGGCGGCGAAGCCGGTCAGGGCCTGGTGACTATCGGTCAGCTGCTCAGTAAGGCGCTGGTCCGGGCCGGTTATGAGGTTTTCGTCAGCCAGAGTTATCATTCCAGGATCCGCGGCGGCCACAATACCTTTTCCATCCGGCTGGGTGCGGGGCCTTTTTTTGCGCCCCGCGAGTCCATTGATATCCTGGTGGCGCTCAATGCCGAAACCGTGGATATCCATCGCGGCCAGCTGAACGGCCAGGCGCTGCTTATTGCCGATGCAAGCTTCGCTCCTAACCTGCCGGGCACAATTTCAGTGCCTTTTGTTGAGCTTGGTCCGGAACATCTGTGGAATACAGCAGCTCTCGGTCTGCTTGGCAAGATACTGGAACTTCCTTTTGATGCGCTTTACCAAGCCGTGGAGGCTGCGCTCGGGAAAAAACATCCGGAAACCCTTGTCGAAAATAAGGGGGTTTTGGAAAAAAGCTGGGAGTGGGCTGCCGCCCATGTGTCGGGGCATGGATTTATTCTCACGGGCGGGGCTCTTGCTGCGGATCGTCTTTTGCTTAACGGCAACCAGGCCATTGCCTTGGGTGCTCTGGCTGGCGGGCTCAAGTTCTGCGCTTTTTATCCCATGACCCCGGCCACCTCCATTGTTCTTGAGCTGATTGTCCACGCCGAGACCATGGGCTGCGTGTTCGAGCAGGCGGAGGACGAGATCGGTGCCATCAATATGGCTATCGGTGCATCTTTTGCCGGAGCGCCTTCCATGGTAGCCACCTCGGGCGGTGGTTTTGCCCTGATGGCCGAAGGCGTCAGCCTGGCGGCCATGACCGAAACGCCGGTGCTGATCGCGGTGGCCCAACGGCCAGGTCCAGCCACCGGGATGCCAACCCGCACCGAGCAAGGAGATCTGGAGTTCGTGCTGCATGCCGGTCATGGTGAATTTCCCCGGGCAATTTTTGCTCCGGGCAGCATTGAGTCTTGCTTCCATCTTACCCAAAAAGCATTAGCGGTGGCCGAGCGCTCCCAATCGCCGGTCTTTCTCCTGACCGATCAGTTTCTCGCCGACTCTGCCAGGCCTGTCGTACTTTTTGACACGGCGGCCAGCAGTCCGGTAGTGGCGGGAATCGAGCCAGGTGATATGCCGATTCCCTACCAGCGCTATCGTCTCACGGAAAATGGACTCTCTCCACGCCTTCTCCCGGGGCTGTCAACGCATCTGGTGGTGGCGGACAGTGATGAGCATGACGAAGACGGCCATATAAGCGAGGACCACGGGGTGCGCATCGCCATGATGGAGAAACGGCTTCGCAAAATAGAGCTTCTCAAGCAGGAAGTTGTTGCCCCCACGCTTGCAGGGGAAAAAGGAACGGATATTCTTTTTGTTAATTGGGGATCCAGCCAGGGGCCTGTCCTGGAAGCGGCCGCCAGTCTCCGCGGGCAGGGGAAGAGTGTCGCCAGCCTGCATTTTTCCCAAGTGTGGCCCCTGGTCCCGCCCCAGTTTCTCGACATCCTGCAGGCAGCCGGGGAAGTGGTCTGTGTAGAAGGCAACGCCACCGGCCAGTTCGCCCGGCTCATCCAACGGGAAGCAGGCTTTGTCATGAACAGGCGAATAGCGCGTTATGACGGCCTGCCTTTTACTGCCCGCTATATTCTTGACAGTCTGGAAACCACTGTAAGCCTGGAGGCCGGAATATGA
- a CDS encoding 2-oxoacid:ferredoxin oxidoreductase subunit beta yields the protein MISVEDYGKYETAWCPGCGNFGILNSLKKALVACGLAPHQVLLVSGIGQAAKTPHYLKANVFNGLHGRSLPVAIGAKLANPELTVIAESGDGCMYGEGGNHFLAALRRNVDLTILAHDNRVYGLTKGQASPTSEKGFVTKAQPHGAFAATFNPVAVAVTMGASFVARGYAGLPEHLAGLIAQAINHRGTALVDILQPCVSFNKVNTYTWYKEHCYTLAEDYDPRNHAQAIATALEFGERIPLGVIYKKEEALFEDQFPVLQNGPLAGQEVSREGLRQIMQGYL from the coding sequence ATGATATCCGTTGAAGACTACGGCAAATATGAGACAGCCTGGTGCCCGGGCTGCGGCAATTTTGGCATTCTCAATTCCCTGAAAAAAGCCCTCGTTGCCTGCGGGCTCGCACCCCATCAGGTTTTGCTGGTCTCCGGCATTGGACAGGCGGCAAAGACTCCGCATTATCTCAAGGCAAATGTTTTTAACGGCCTGCATGGGCGCAGTCTGCCGGTGGCGATCGGGGCAAAGCTTGCTAATCCGGAGCTTACGGTAATTGCCGAAAGCGGCGATGGCTGCATGTACGGGGAGGGGGGCAATCATTTCCTGGCGGCATTGCGCCGGAATGTCGATCTTACCATCCTGGCGCATGACAACCGGGTGTACGGTCTCACCAAGGGGCAGGCCAGCCCCACTTCGGAGAAGGGTTTTGTGACCAAGGCCCAGCCCCATGGCGCTTTTGCTGCGACTTTCAATCCGGTGGCGGTGGCGGTTACCATGGGCGCCTCTTTCGTGGCGCGTGGCTATGCCGGCTTGCCGGAGCATCTTGCCGGACTCATCGCGCAAGCCATCAATCATCGGGGCACGGCTCTGGTTGATATTCTGCAACCGTGCGTGTCGTTCAACAAGGTCAACACCTACACATGGTACAAGGAACATTGTTATACGCTTGCTGAGGATTATGATCCTCGCAACCATGCACAGGCCATCGCCACCGCGTTGGAATTCGGCGAGCGCATTCCCCTCGGCGTTATTTACAAAAAAGAAGAGGCCCTTTTTGAGGATCAATTTCCGGTTCTCCAGAACGGGCCGCTTGCCGGGCAGGAGGTTTCCCGAGAAGGGTTGCGGCAGATTATGCAGGGTTATCTTTAG
- the recQ gene encoding DNA helicase RecQ translates to MNGTPLESLKKIFGYTTFRPPQQEIIEGLIRGEDAFVLMPTGGGKSLCYQIPALHRPGVGIVVSPLISLMKDQVDALVACGVRAAFYNSSLKSEEARQVLALLHREELDLLYVAPERLMSEGFVERLREIPIALFAIDEAHCISQWGHDFRPEYAKLGQLRQLFPKIPLIALTATAEPHTRKDILERLGLSPSQCYVSGFDRPNIRYTVLQKLKPFAQLSNFLQGRREEAGIVYCLSRKRVEKVSEQLRDAGFSAASYHAGLPAAQRQRVQEDFLRDDVRIIVATVAFGMGIDKSNIRYVVHYDIPKNIESYYQETGRAGRDGLAAEALLLFGYGDIVLARSLIENSDNPEQKRIELHKLNTMVGFAEALSCRRQVLLGYFGDRLEQDCGNCDICLNPPELVDVTEDARKALSCVFRVDQRFGVGHVIEVLRGSKKERLLQLGHDHLSTYGIGAEKSQEYWGSVLRHLVQQGYLEQDVSNYSVLKLSESARPVLRGEQTLRMAKPRAKTVALPKAVRRKVGDIEYNQELFDSLRAVRKGLADAAGVPPFVIFSDVALAEMAAHLPTDTEAFLQIHGVGAHKLERYGADFLGEIQRFCRTTAGEG, encoded by the coding sequence ATGAATGGCACCCCGCTGGAAAGCCTCAAGAAAATCTTCGGCTATACCACCTTTCGTCCTCCGCAACAGGAGATCATCGAGGGTCTCATCCGGGGTGAAGACGCCTTTGTCCTGATGCCCACCGGCGGCGGCAAATCTCTGTGTTATCAGATTCCGGCCCTGCACCGTCCGGGCGTGGGGATCGTGGTTTCTCCCCTGATTTCCCTGATGAAGGATCAGGTGGATGCCCTTGTCGCCTGCGGGGTCCGGGCGGCTTTTTACAACTCTTCCCTGAAAAGCGAGGAGGCCCGTCAGGTTCTTGCCCTGCTGCACCGGGAGGAGCTGGATCTGCTCTATGTCGCGCCGGAGCGTTTGATGAGCGAGGGGTTTGTCGAACGGCTGCGCGAGATCCCCATTGCCCTGTTCGCCATCGACGAAGCGCACTGTATCTCCCAGTGGGGGCATGACTTTCGCCCGGAATACGCCAAGCTTGGCCAACTGCGCCAGCTCTTTCCCAAGATCCCCCTGATCGCCCTCACCGCCACGGCCGAGCCCCATACCCGCAAGGACATTCTCGAGCGTCTGGGCTTAAGCCCTTCCCAGTGCTATGTCTCCGGTTTTGACCGGCCCAATATCCGCTACACCGTGTTGCAAAAATTGAAGCCCTTTGCCCAACTCAGCAATTTTTTGCAGGGGCGTCGGGAAGAGGCGGGAATCGTCTACTGTCTGAGCCGGAAACGGGTGGAGAAGGTGAGCGAGCAGCTGCGGGATGCCGGGTTTTCCGCAGCCTCGTACCACGCCGGCTTGCCGGCGGCGCAGCGGCAACGGGTGCAGGAGGATTTTCTCCGGGACGATGTTCGGATCATTGTGGCCACGGTGGCTTTCGGCATGGGCATCGACAAATCCAATATCCGCTATGTGGTGCATTACGATATCCCCAAGAACATCGAAAGCTATTATCAGGAAACAGGCCGCGCCGGCCGGGACGGGTTGGCGGCGGAAGCGCTGCTCCTCTTCGGCTACGGCGACATCGTTTTGGCCCGGAGCCTGATCGAGAACAGCGATAACCCGGAACAGAAGCGGATTGAACTGCACAAGCTCAACACCATGGTGGGCTTTGCCGAGGCCTTGAGCTGTCGGCGGCAGGTGTTGCTCGGTTATTTCGGCGACCGTCTGGAGCAGGATTGTGGGAATTGCGATATCTGTCTCAACCCGCCGGAGCTTGTCGATGTGACCGAAGACGCCCGCAAGGCGCTCTCCTGTGTTTTTCGGGTGGATCAGCGTTTCGGGGTCGGGCATGTGATCGAGGTGTTGCGCGGCTCAAAAAAAGAGCGCCTCCTGCAGCTGGGGCATGACCACCTTTCCACCTACGGCATCGGCGCGGAGAAAAGTCAGGAGTACTGGGGCAGCGTCCTCAGGCATCTGGTGCAGCAGGGGTATCTGGAGCAGGACGTGTCCAATTACTCGGTGCTCAAGTTGAGTGAGTCGGCCCGGCCCGTGCTGCGCGGCGAGCAAACACTCAGGATGGCGAAACCCAGGGCGAAGACGGTTGCCCTGCCCAAGGCGGTGCGGCGCAAGGTCGGCGATATTGAGTACAATCAGGAGCTTTTCGACTCGCTGCGCGCAGTGCGGAAAGGATTGGCCGATGCGGCCGGGGTGCCGCCCTTTGTTATTTTCAGCGATGTTGCTCTGGCGGAGATGGCGGCCCATCTGCCCACCGATACCGAGGCTTTCTTGCAAATCCACGGGGTCGGCGCCCATAAGCTCGAACGGTACGGGGCGGATTTTCTTGGCGAGATCCAGCGGTTTTGCAGGACAACGGCTGGGGAGGGGTGA
- a CDS encoding YhcH/YjgK/YiaL family protein, whose protein sequence is MIVDRLANYNSYPFGNPWQLAFDFLLSLKPDAEEKKYPLQGDDLFAIVMRYETCSPETAEIEAHRKYLDIQMVITGDEGIGWSPADALEIAVPYDASLDAELYKHPRQGLLRVDLFPGDFMALFPHDAHMPSLMTGEAPVFTKKVVVKIGMHLLSGYPRT, encoded by the coding sequence ATGATCGTTGATCGTTTAGCCAATTATAATTCGTACCCCTTTGGCAACCCATGGCAATTGGCCTTCGATTTTCTCCTTTCCTTGAAACCCGATGCGGAAGAAAAGAAATACCCCTTGCAGGGCGACGACCTCTTCGCCATTGTCATGCGCTATGAAACCTGCTCTCCGGAAACAGCCGAGATTGAAGCGCACCGGAAATATCTGGATATTCAAATGGTGATTACAGGAGACGAGGGGATTGGCTGGAGCCCGGCCGATGCCCTGGAGATTGCTGTGCCCTATGACGCATCCCTGGATGCGGAATTATACAAACACCCCAGGCAGGGGTTGTTGCGGGTGGACCTCTTCCCCGGAGATTTCATGGCCCTGTTTCCCCACGATGCGCATATGCCCTCGCTCATGACCGGAGAAGCTCCTGTTTTCACCAAGAAGGTGGTGGTGAAGATCGGCATGCATCTTCTCTCGGGATATCCCCGCACCTGA
- a CDS encoding DUF748 domain-containing protein — protein sequence MPESPETGRPLFSLLPVWRRRLGILGLSLASLLTVYALAGFFLAPYLITRYAPQYAEKQLHLQLHLGKVRINPLLFTCEAKELSLQFKEEVPILSVQRLFLDFELTTLFRRAWTFGNLVIESPSLHLVIDADGRLNLTQLLERLPQSEAPPTAEKKVLPRLLLQHLALSGGTVRIVDLSKTQPTETTITPIALKFNDISTIPAHHGTYAVSATLPDGGTLDWQGKMALQPLSATGTIEIKGFSSATAWNFFQDRLNLEKPTGTAQLTASYNFSSKDGSAALRLNPISLTLQDISLREKGAPQPLLQLKNLSASEGEIDFVTHKILFPSIILSGGQLSAQINKAGIGNWQRLAKRAPTPPPTKAIPAKEQTVPWRIDINSFTATDLSLRYSEANRPAPISLEADLAISVTGGSLDLGRQEASIKRLAFVGGGMSYIRNPGGRSTSAGRKARPEGGAKQTPPDASSGKKSPWKLALNQLDVSGFHLGYADQKNKPPLTYDLTDLKAQVKDFGSPTDKPVTFEAQAGIRQGGSARLSGTISQAGAGGQLGQLEGQIGITEMNLKPLASLITEHAALALVSGNLSLNTHLLYGLAETPAALTLAGEATIGKLLLNEEHTTARFLAWKELAANGIDFGLNPDRLTIKEIRIEKPEAKITIFQDKSVNLAKVRKQTTEPEPEETEKSPFPVAVERIRLKNGVIDFADLSLVLPFATRIEQFKGAATDLSTKPDSSASLKFAGRVGEFGQAKAKGSLVPSNPKQFTDITVTFRNVAMSPLSPYSVTFAGRTIASGKLNLDLGYKIKESELLGENSVVLEDFTLGDRVESPSAMDLPLDLAIALLTDSEGKIDVAVPIRGNIDHPEFSYGQVIRQALFNLLSKVVTSPFRALGSLFGSKSENMDAILFEPGRAELAPPEQEKLKDVAEALGKRDQLQLIVHGGFDPLLDGKALKSSHLRRTLVQKLGVQRGPLAYDNAKTQRALEKLAGNELAVFQSKYEESTGKKVKRVNPALALFGKGSGDCPFYRDLFDYLVETAPLPQPELQNLAEQRGLAIIQDLTARSGENSDRITAGPSVQSEAQDGAVPAKLELSLR from the coding sequence ATGCCCGAGAGTCCCGAAACAGGCCGACCACTATTTTCCCTGTTGCCAGTCTGGCGCCGCCGTCTCGGTATCCTGGGGCTCAGCCTCGCCTCGCTCCTGACCGTCTATGCCCTGGCCGGATTTTTCCTGGCACCTTATCTCATCACCCGCTACGCCCCGCAATATGCGGAAAAACAGCTTCATCTCCAGCTACACCTCGGCAAGGTCCGGATCAATCCCTTGCTCTTCACCTGCGAGGCAAAGGAGCTCAGCCTGCAATTTAAGGAAGAGGTGCCGATCCTTTCCGTACAACGGCTCTTCCTCGACTTCGAGCTGACGACTCTTTTCCGCCGCGCCTGGACCTTCGGGAATCTTGTTATCGAAAGCCCCTCCCTGCACCTGGTGATCGATGCGGATGGCCGCCTCAACCTGACACAACTTCTCGAGAGGCTCCCGCAGTCCGAAGCGCCGCCGACGGCGGAAAAAAAGGTCTTGCCCCGTTTGCTTCTGCAGCATCTGGCGCTATCCGGCGGCACGGTGCGGATCGTTGACCTTTCTAAAACACAACCAACCGAGACCACGATCACACCCATCGCCCTTAAGTTCAACGACATCTCCACCATTCCCGCGCATCACGGCACCTACGCTGTTTCCGCAACCTTGCCTGACGGCGGCACCCTTGACTGGCAGGGCAAAATGGCGCTCCAGCCGCTCTCGGCCACCGGCACCATCGAGATCAAGGGATTCAGCTCCGCCACGGCCTGGAACTTTTTCCAGGACCGGTTGAACCTGGAGAAACCCACCGGGACGGCCCAACTCACCGCAAGCTATAATTTCTCCTCCAAGGATGGTTCAGCCGCTTTGCGCCTGAACCCCATCAGCCTGACGCTCCAGGATATTTCGCTCCGCGAAAAAGGCGCGCCCCAGCCGCTCTTGCAGCTAAAAAACCTCTCCGCCTCGGAGGGAGAGATCGACTTTGTCACCCACAAGATACTTTTCCCTTCCATCATCCTCTCGGGTGGACAGCTCTCGGCCCAAATCAACAAGGCAGGAATCGGCAACTGGCAGAGGCTTGCCAAGAGAGCACCTACTCCCCCGCCAACCAAAGCCATCCCCGCCAAAGAGCAAACGGTTCCCTGGCGGATTGACATCAATTCTTTTACCGCCACCGACCTTAGCCTGCGCTACAGCGAGGCAAACCGCCCCGCCCCCATCAGCCTGGAAGCGGACTTGGCCATCTCCGTGACCGGGGGCAGCCTCGATCTTGGCCGCCAGGAAGCCTCGATCAAACGGCTTGCTTTTGTCGGCGGAGGAATGTCCTATATCCGAAATCCGGGCGGCCGCAGCACATCCGCAGGGCGAAAGGCCCGCCCCGAGGGCGGCGCGAAACAAACACCACCAGACGCCAGTTCCGGCAAAAAAAGTCCCTGGAAATTGGCTCTGAACCAGCTCGACGTTTCCGGGTTCCATCTTGGGTACGCTGACCAGAAAAACAAACCGCCCCTGACCTATGATCTGACCGACCTGAAGGCGCAAGTGAAGGATTTTGGCAGTCCCACCGACAAACCGGTAACCTTCGAGGCTCAGGCAGGAATACGCCAAGGCGGCTCGGCCCGCCTGAGCGGAACCATATCTCAAGCAGGCGCAGGCGGACAACTCGGCCAACTCGAAGGCCAAATCGGGATCACCGAGATGAACCTCAAGCCCCTTGCCTCCCTGATTACAGAGCATGCAGCCTTGGCCCTGGTTTCCGGCAACCTCTCGCTAAACACGCACCTGCTCTATGGTCTGGCGGAAACCCCTGCGGCGCTCACCTTGGCGGGCGAGGCAACGATTGGCAAACTGCTGCTCAACGAGGAGCATACCACCGCCCGCTTTCTGGCCTGGAAGGAACTTGCCGCCAACGGGATTGACTTCGGCCTCAACCCGGACCGCCTTACCATCAAAGAGATACGAATTGAAAAGCCTGAGGCTAAAATCACCATCTTCCAAGACAAATCCGTTAATCTTGCCAAGGTCCGTAAACAGACAACCGAACCCGAACCGGAAGAAACAGAGAAGTCCCCTTTTCCCGTTGCGGTGGAACGGATCCGTCTCAAAAACGGGGTGATTGATTTTGCCGACCTCAGCCTAGTCCTGCCCTTTGCTACCCGAATTGAGCAGTTTAAGGGCGCAGCCACCGACCTCTCCACAAAGCCAGACAGCAGCGCCTCACTCAAGTTCGCAGGGCGGGTCGGCGAGTTCGGCCAGGCCAAGGCCAAGGGCTCCCTGGTCCCGTCCAATCCCAAGCAATTCACCGACATCACGGTTACCTTCCGCAATGTCGCCATGTCCCCCCTGTCCCCATACAGCGTAACCTTCGCCGGGCGAACCATTGCCTCGGGCAAACTCAACCTCGACCTGGGCTACAAGATCAAGGAGAGCGAACTGCTGGGCGAGAACTCGGTGGTCCTGGAAGATTTCACCCTGGGCGACCGGGTCGAAAGCCCAAGCGCCATGGATCTGCCCTTGGATCTGGCCATTGCCCTGCTCACCGACAGCGAGGGCAAGATCGATGTCGCCGTGCCCATCCGCGGCAATATCGATCATCCGGAATTCTCCTACGGGCAGGTCATCCGACAGGCGCTGTTCAATCTGCTCAGCAAGGTTGTGACCTCCCCGTTTCGCGCCTTGGGCTCCCTGTTCGGCTCCAAATCCGAAAATATGGATGCGATCCTCTTCGAACCCGGCCGGGCAGAACTGGCCCCACCGGAGCAGGAAAAACTTAAAGATGTGGCCGAGGCTCTCGGCAAGCGGGATCAGCTCCAACTCATCGTCCATGGCGGCTTTGACCCTCTCCTTGACGGCAAGGCCCTGAAATCCTCGCACCTGCGGCGAACCCTGGTGCAAAAACTTGGGGTACAGCGGGGACCGCTGGCCTATGACAACGCCAAAACCCAGCGCGCCCTGGAAAAACTTGCCGGCAACGAGTTGGCGGTCTTTCAGAGCAAATATGAAGAGAGTACCGGCAAAAAGGTCAAGCGGGTCAACCCGGCGCTGGCCTTGTTCGGCAAGGGGAGCGGGGATTGCCCTTTCTACCGGGACCTGTTTGACTATTTGGTGGAGACAGCGCCCCTACCCCAGCCGGAGCTGCAGAATCTGGCGGAACAACGGGGGTTGGCGATTATCCAGGATCTTACGGCGCGGTCGGGAGAAAACTCTGACCGGATAACCGCCGGTCCATCTGTACAGAGCGAGGCACAGGACGGAGCTGTCCCTGCCAAGCTGGAATTGAGCCTGCGCTGA
- a CDS encoding phosphatidylglycerophosphatase A family protein, with protein MDRLFMTIATGFGTGYLPKAPGTWGSLLALPLHFFLRQLAPNHYALALAGIFFIAVITAGQAEKILDRKDPGVVVIDEVIGMLITLIAAPNNPLLWLLGFFIFRFFDIFKPYPIRLIDQRINGGMGIVLDDVLAGVYSLMVLQLICYAIIG; from the coding sequence ATGGATCGACTCTTCATGACCATCGCCACCGGCTTTGGCACGGGCTATCTGCCCAAAGCCCCCGGCACCTGGGGCTCCCTGCTGGCCCTGCCCCTGCATTTTTTCTTGCGGCAACTGGCACCGAACCATTATGCCCTTGCCCTGGCAGGGATCTTTTTCATCGCCGTGATCACCGCCGGGCAGGCGGAAAAGATCCTGGACCGCAAAGACCCGGGCGTGGTGGTGATCGACGAGGTCATCGGCATGCTCATCACCCTCATCGCGGCGCCGAACAACCCTCTGCTCTGGCTGCTGGGGTTCTTCATCTTCCGATTTTTCGACATCTTCAAGCCCTACCCGATCCGCCTCATCGACCAACGGATCAACGGCGGCATGGGCATCGTGCTGGATGATGTCCTGGCCGGGGTTTACAGTCTCATGGTTCTGCAACTTATCTGTTATGCTATAATCGGGTAG
- the larC gene encoding nickel pincer cofactor biosynthesis protein LarC — protein MTNQHTIAYIDCFSGISGDMFLGALLDAGVPENELRRQLALLDLAGYTLSATKKSCGSIAATALTIETEENHPHRSWGEIRQLISTSELAKPVQETALSIFSLLAEAEAKVHGRPVDTVHFHEVGGIDSIIDIVGAAIGLEVLKITGLQCAPLPMPHGWVQCAHGRLPLPAPAVCELLQGVPTYGVELNQELVTPTGAAIVKALASHYGPMPAMTMAGVGYGAGSQELSNGQPNLLRLILGTTRIMAEAQEVEVIETHLDDWSPETFPYLSEQLFGLGALDVALIPIQMKKGRPGFLLRVICDRASALPAKECILSETTAIGLRFRTEQRWTLPRENGTVPTRWGAVRVKKVTTPAGEVLTPEYEDCKRVAIAHGVPLKAVYGEVARSQHREFKGDT, from the coding sequence ATGACGAACCAACACACCATTGCCTATATCGACTGTTTTTCCGGAATCAGCGGCGACATGTTCCTTGGCGCCCTGCTTGATGCCGGAGTGCCGGAGAATGAATTGCGCAGGCAATTGGCCCTGCTTGACCTGGCCGGCTACACCCTGAGCGCGACCAAAAAGAGTTGCGGCTCCATCGCGGCCACCGCCCTTACGATCGAAACCGAAGAGAACCATCCCCACCGCTCCTGGGGGGAGATCCGGCAGCTCATCTCCACCAGCGAACTGGCAAAGCCGGTGCAGGAAACAGCGCTGTCCATCTTCTCCCTGCTGGCCGAGGCCGAGGCCAAGGTGCATGGCAGGCCGGTGGATACCGTCCATTTCCATGAGGTGGGGGGGATCGACTCCATCATTGACATTGTCGGCGCGGCCATCGGTCTTGAGGTCTTGAAGATCACCGGTCTGCAATGCGCCCCTTTGCCCATGCCCCACGGCTGGGTGCAATGCGCCCATGGCCGGTTGCCCCTGCCCGCACCCGCAGTCTGCGAACTGCTGCAAGGAGTGCCGACCTACGGGGTCGAGCTGAACCAGGAGCTGGTCACCCCGACCGGAGCCGCCATCGTCAAGGCGCTGGCCAGCCATTATGGACCCATGCCGGCCATGACCATGGCCGGAGTGGGCTACGGTGCCGGCAGTCAGGAGCTGAGCAATGGCCAGCCCAATCTCCTCCGGTTGATCCTCGGCACCACCCGGATTATGGCCGAAGCCCAGGAGGTGGAGGTGATCGAAACCCATCTGGACGACTGGTCGCCGGAAACATTTCCCTATCTCAGCGAACAGCTCTTTGGACTGGGCGCCCTGGATGTGGCCCTGATCCCCATCCAGATGAAAAAAGGACGACCGGGCTTTCTCCTGCGGGTAATCTGCGACCGGGCTTCCGCCTTACCAGCCAAGGAATGCATCTTGAGCGAGACCACGGCCATCGGTCTGCGTTTTCGCACGGAGCAGCGCTGGACCCTGCCCCGGGAAAACGGCACGGTACCCACCCGCTGGGGAGCGGTGCGTGTGAAGAAGGTGACCACTCCGGCCGGCGAGGTCTTGACCCCGGAATATGAGGATTGCAAACGGGTCGCCATCGCCCACGGGGTTCCGCTCAAAGCGGTGTACGGTGAGGTGGCACGCAGCCAACACAGAGAATTTAAAGGGGATACCTAA